A single window of Desulfovibrio sp. G11 DNA harbors:
- a CDS encoding dicarboxylate/amino acid:cation symporter, which produces MLKYLKILYVQVLIAICIGILLGHFYPQLAVKMQPLGAGFIKLIKMVIAPLIFCTVVTGIAGMQDLKAVGKIGGLSLVYFMTMTTLALIIGMVVVNIAQPGVGMNIDVNTFDASAKGLADQYASKAKDQTLAAFLMNIIPSTFVSAFTSGEILQVLMIAILFAFALNFSGEKGQLVLDFVKSFSEALFKLINIIMRVAPVGAFGAMAFTIGKEGLGSVVSLGELILCFYLTSLLFVILVLGAVATYSGFNIFKFIRYIKEELLIVLGTSSSESVLPNMLYKMEKAGCQKSVVDLVIPTGYSFNLDGTAIYLTMAAIFLAQATNTALTTADQLTLLIILIISSKGAAAVTGGGFIVLAGSISSVSSIPPESLAIIFGIDRFMSEARALTNLVGNGVASITIAKITGKLDQEQLRRELDKVPGQTQTIVDEDMGESPAAMRETSMTS; this is translated from the coding sequence ATGCTCAAGTATCTGAAAATTCTTTATGTTCAGGTTTTAATTGCGATCTGTATCGGCATTCTGCTTGGACATTTTTACCCGCAGTTGGCAGTAAAAATGCAGCCGCTGGGGGCCGGCTTCATCAAGCTCATCAAGATGGTCATTGCCCCGCTGATCTTCTGTACTGTTGTTACCGGTATTGCGGGCATGCAGGACCTTAAAGCGGTCGGCAAAATCGGCGGGCTCTCTCTTGTCTATTTCATGACCATGACTACGCTGGCCCTTATAATAGGCATGGTCGTCGTTAATATCGCGCAGCCGGGCGTGGGCATGAATATTGACGTCAACACGTTTGACGCCAGCGCCAAGGGACTCGCCGACCAGTATGCCAGCAAGGCCAAAGACCAGACGCTCGCGGCCTTTTTGATGAATATCATCCCCAGCACCTTTGTTTCTGCCTTTACCAGTGGCGAAATACTCCAGGTTCTGATGATAGCCATCCTTTTCGCCTTTGCCCTGAATTTCAGTGGGGAAAAGGGGCAGTTGGTGCTTGATTTCGTCAAAAGTTTTTCCGAAGCGCTTTTCAAGCTGATCAACATCATCATGCGCGTCGCTCCCGTGGGCGCATTCGGCGCAATGGCCTTCACCATCGGGAAAGAGGGACTCGGCTCTGTCGTCTCCCTGGGTGAGCTGATCCTCTGTTTCTATCTCACCAGCCTTCTTTTCGTCATTCTCGTCCTCGGCGCTGTGGCCACCTATTCCGGCTTCAATATTTTCAAATTCATCCGCTATATCAAAGAGGAACTGCTCATTGTGCTCGGCACGTCTTCCTCAGAATCCGTTTTGCCCAACATGCTCTACAAAATGGAAAAAGCGGGCTGTCAAAAGAGCGTGGTCGATCTTGTCATCCCCACCGGCTATTCCTTCAACCTTGACGGAACGGCCATATACCTGACCATGGCGGCCATATTTCTGGCGCAGGCCACCAACACCGCTCTGACCACAGCCGACCAGCTCACACTGCTCATCATCCTCATCATCTCTTCCAAGGGTGCTGCGGCGGTTACTGGCGGCGGCTTTATCGTACTTGCCGGATCCATAAGCTCCGTAAGCAGCATTCCCCCGGAAAGCCTTGCCATCATCTTCGGCATCGACCGCTTCATGTCCGAGGCGCGCGCGCTGACCAATCTGGTCGGCAACGGCGTGGCCTCCATCACCATTGCCAAAATAACCGGCAAACTTGATCAGGAGCAGCTGCGCCGGGAACTGGACAAAGTCCCCGGACAGACACAGACGATTGTAGACGAAGATATGGGCGAAAGCCCGGCAGCTATGCGCGAAACAAGCATGACTTCGTAA
- the casA gene encoding type I-E CRISPR-associated protein Cse1/CasA: MNLVSDQWIPVLDNSGQHQLVNLREALCEGAQWRDLAVRPHERVALMRLLLCIAHAALNGPSREDWSRVPQLLPDAVAAYLQKWQDSFDLFHPQKPFLQISGLKAASKKTKRTEDDEGPLVKASKLDFTLATGNQSTHFDHEGSLAQRSAEQALPALNLLSYLCFSPGGLIGTVVWNNHVTARSSSDGPCAVGSMTHTFWRGANVLQTLHLNMCARDDIERRLASIPEAGWGKPVWEQMPVSFDDANAWRNATHTYLGRLTPLSRLVLFQRGASGMTLGAGPVFPNFNNAKAPYVEEPTSTIILRGKDNKQTRALLPVTPGKALWRELHALVAHRNKDDVGGFWAAALASAEGASGRDMVVAGMARDQAEVVDTLESVYHIPQAMQKTPGQLVYGQGVQYAEDMSRKLGWAVDTYREKVDGGWAGRLKGAGAGKVELLIKLRQKAFTLYWTAAEQSLPLLFACVESLGSDAFPVAQKAWQKALFVAARKAYSSICAPQTPRQHRAFALGLARLCKPVATAASPNMASEISSDTFHEEDDE; this comes from the coding sequence ATGAACCTTGTGTCAGATCAGTGGATACCTGTACTGGACAACAGCGGGCAGCACCAGCTTGTCAACCTGCGTGAGGCCCTCTGCGAAGGGGCGCAATGGCGCGATCTGGCCGTACGCCCACACGAGAGGGTGGCCCTGATGCGCCTGCTGCTGTGCATTGCCCATGCTGCGCTCAATGGCCCGTCTCGGGAAGACTGGTCCCGCGTACCCCAACTGCTGCCGGATGCCGTCGCTGCGTATCTGCAGAAATGGCAGGATAGTTTTGACCTGTTCCACCCCCAAAAGCCCTTCTTACAGATTTCCGGCCTTAAAGCGGCAAGTAAAAAAACAAAACGGACTGAAGATGATGAAGGCCCCCTTGTCAAAGCCAGCAAGCTGGATTTTACCCTGGCCACAGGCAATCAGAGTACCCACTTTGACCATGAGGGCAGTTTGGCGCAGCGGTCGGCAGAGCAGGCATTGCCTGCCCTGAACCTTTTGTCTTACCTGTGCTTCAGCCCCGGCGGCCTCATTGGAACCGTAGTCTGGAACAACCATGTTACCGCGCGAAGTTCCAGCGACGGTCCCTGCGCTGTGGGCTCCATGACGCATACGTTCTGGCGGGGCGCAAATGTGCTCCAGACCCTGCACCTCAACATGTGTGCCCGAGATGACATCGAGCGGCGACTGGCAAGTATTCCCGAGGCCGGCTGGGGAAAGCCTGTGTGGGAACAAATGCCTGTAAGCTTTGATGATGCAAATGCATGGCGCAACGCAACCCATACGTATCTGGGGCGTTTGACCCCGCTTTCACGCCTTGTGCTGTTTCAGCGTGGCGCTTCAGGCATGACTCTTGGCGCAGGGCCGGTTTTTCCCAATTTTAACAATGCCAAGGCTCCCTATGTGGAAGAACCAACTTCCACAATCATCCTCAGGGGCAAGGACAACAAACAGACACGGGCGCTTTTGCCTGTTACACCGGGCAAGGCGCTCTGGCGCGAACTGCACGCCCTTGTGGCACATCGCAACAAGGACGATGTGGGGGGATTCTGGGCTGCGGCTTTAGCCAGCGCTGAAGGTGCATCTGGCAGGGATATGGTTGTGGCGGGCATGGCGAGAGATCAGGCCGAAGTCGTGGACACCCTTGAATCCGTTTACCACATACCGCAAGCCATGCAAAAAACTCCAGGGCAACTGGTTTACGGGCAGGGGGTACAATACGCCGAAGACATGTCCCGTAAACTGGGCTGGGCTGTGGATACGTACCGTGAAAAAGTGGACGGAGGGTGGGCAGGCAGGCTCAAAGGGGCTGGAGCAGGTAAGGTGGAGTTGTTGATCAAGCTTCGTCAAAAAGCCTTCACACTGTACTGGACAGCAGCTGAGCAGAGCCTGCCCCTGCTGTTCGCCTGTGTGGAAAGTCTGGGCAGTGATGCTTTTCCTGTAGCGCAAAAGGCGTGGCAAAAAGCGCTGTTTGTCGCAGCTCGCAAGGCATATTCCTCCATCTGCGCACCGCAAACCCCGAGACAGCACAGAGCCTTTGCCCTTGGCCTTGCCAGGCTCTGCAAACCAGTTGCGACAGCAGCTTCACCAAATATGGCTTCTGAAATTTCTTCCGATACATTCCATGAGGAGGACGACGAATGA
- the casB gene encoding type I-E CRISPR-associated protein Cse2/CasB, translating into MTALVQWLRTQKERRGVLAQLRCGIVPGKQQRAWPLLAPFDGIEGYKGEVVRTVAALYAAHPEESASGSMGSVCRKLCSDDERRDDEKPGAIGMRFQHLLAAETAEVCPRVVRLILRARAQGIPVNYVQLQEDLLQWAVPHKRRYVQERWAQQFWAPAAQPAGLDNTSGQQPDTPQDTPETMP; encoded by the coding sequence ATGACAGCACTGGTGCAATGGCTGCGGACACAAAAGGAGCGTCGCGGGGTTCTGGCCCAGCTGCGCTGCGGTATTGTGCCCGGCAAACAGCAAAGAGCATGGCCGCTACTGGCTCCCTTTGACGGTATTGAGGGATATAAGGGTGAGGTTGTTCGCACTGTTGCCGCCCTGTATGCCGCACATCCTGAGGAATCCGCTTCCGGCAGTATGGGCAGCGTGTGCCGAAAACTGTGTTCGGATGACGAGCGGCGCGATGATGAAAAGCCCGGCGCCATTGGTATGCGTTTTCAGCATTTGCTTGCCGCCGAAACTGCGGAGGTATGCCCGCGTGTGGTGCGCCTGATTTTGCGTGCCAGGGCGCAGGGCATACCCGTAAACTATGTGCAGTTGCAAGAAGACCTGCTGCAATGGGCGGTTCCGCACAAACGCAGGTATGTGCAGGAGCGATGGGCGCAGCAGTTCTGGGCACCGGCCGCTCAGCCTGCAGGACTGGATAACACGTCCGGGCAGCAGCCAGATACCCCACAGGACACTCCGGAGACCATGCCATGA
- the cas6e gene encoding type I-E CRISPR-associated protein Cas6/Cse3/CasE: MTWMTRFMVELPALHRNRLSDCYAWHKAIWQCFPNRPDASRDFLFRLDEVPAGTLVHVLSPHEPQRPDFCTEDHWQIKAVPPCFLKYNCYRFDVICNPGRKVEAFTSDGQRKKNSRREAIIKPDEQNAWLDRKAAANGFEVLPGMRIDPSTRYSFRKDHRSGTHIGVRFSGVLRVTQRDEFCRAFHKGLGSARGFGFGMLLLSPVR; the protein is encoded by the coding sequence ATGACCTGGATGACCCGCTTTATGGTGGAGCTGCCAGCCCTGCACCGCAACAGGCTGAGCGACTGCTACGCCTGGCACAAGGCCATCTGGCAGTGTTTTCCCAACAGGCCAGACGCCAGTCGCGATTTCCTGTTCCGGCTGGATGAAGTTCCCGCAGGGACTCTGGTGCACGTGCTCAGCCCGCATGAACCGCAGCGTCCTGATTTTTGTACAGAGGACCACTGGCAGATCAAGGCTGTACCGCCCTGTTTTCTGAAGTACAACTGTTACCGCTTTGATGTGATCTGCAATCCTGGCCGCAAGGTAGAGGCCTTTACCAGTGATGGACAACGCAAAAAAAACAGCCGCCGTGAGGCAATCATAAAACCGGATGAGCAGAACGCATGGCTTGACCGCAAAGCGGCGGCCAACGGCTTTGAAGTCCTGCCCGGCATGCGTATAGATCCCTCAACCAGATATTCCTTCAGAAAAGACCATCGGTCGGGAACGCATATCGGTGTGCGCTTCAGCGGTGTTTTGCGCGTTACTCAGCGGGACGAATTCTGCCGGGCATTCCATAAGGGGCTGGGCAGTGCTCGCGGATTTGGTTTTGGCATGCTGCTTCTCAGCCCTGTGCGGTAA
- the cas7e gene encoding type I-E CRISPR-associated protein Cas7/Cse4/CasC, with translation MRHLELHILQSVPVACLNRDDLGSPKTAVFGGVQRARVSSQCWKRAIREYCGELLPQHFKGERTRLIVEPLRDIFINTYGLDEATALVKANDLAEGLAKLDKDAAKKNKLQTKTLFFTSRSELEALAAIAVNNENIKKHAKTFAQSLCTDAADIALFGRMVASAPELTLEGAAMFSHALSTHKADNEIDFFSALDDLQPSEETGAGMTGTLEFNAAAYYRFCALNLDMLADADHLGALSPDERQGIVAAFVEATLKAMPVARKNSMNANTMPAYVLCVLRDSGQPVQLVNAFEKAVYSPDGRGYVEASIKRMEEEYQRLENTWGLTAVETIRMPLQSLGELLQGVRRHVR, from the coding sequence ATGCGTCATCTTGAACTTCATATACTGCAATCCGTTCCTGTTGCCTGCCTCAACCGTGACGATCTTGGCTCGCCAAAAACAGCTGTTTTTGGCGGCGTACAGCGTGCCCGTGTTTCCAGCCAATGCTGGAAAAGAGCAATACGTGAATATTGCGGCGAACTGTTGCCCCAACATTTTAAGGGAGAACGCACACGCCTGATTGTGGAACCTCTGCGTGATATTTTTATAAATACGTATGGCTTGGACGAGGCCACAGCATTGGTCAAGGCCAACGACCTGGCAGAAGGCCTTGCAAAGCTCGATAAGGATGCAGCCAAAAAAAATAAACTTCAGACAAAAACACTTTTTTTTACCAGCAGGTCAGAGTTGGAGGCATTGGCCGCCATCGCTGTAAATAATGAGAATATAAAAAAACATGCCAAAACTTTTGCCCAGTCTCTTTGCACAGACGCGGCGGATATTGCCCTGTTTGGCCGCATGGTCGCCAGCGCGCCCGAGCTTACTCTGGAAGGAGCGGCCATGTTTTCCCACGCCCTTTCCACGCACAAGGCTGATAATGAAATAGATTTTTTTTCCGCTCTCGATGATTTGCAGCCCTCAGAGGAAACGGGAGCCGGCATGACTGGTACACTGGAGTTTAACGCTGCCGCCTACTACCGTTTTTGTGCTCTTAATCTGGACATGCTGGCGGATGCTGACCATCTTGGTGCACTCAGCCCCGATGAGCGGCAGGGCATCGTGGCGGCCTTCGTGGAAGCAACGCTCAAGGCCATGCCCGTTGCCAGAAAAAACTCTATGAATGCCAACACGATGCCTGCCTACGTGTTGTGCGTGTTGCGTGACAGCGGGCAGCCTGTGCAACTGGTCAATGCCTTTGAAAAAGCCGTGTACTCGCCCGATGGCAGGGGATATGTGGAGGCCTCGATCAAACGTATGGAGGAGGAATACCAGCGCCTGGAAAACACCTGGGGCCTTACGGCGGTGGAAACCATCCGCATGCCACTGCAGAGCCTTGGCGAACTCTTGCAGGGGGTGCGGCGGCATGTGCGCTGA
- the cas5e gene encoding type I-E CRISPR-associated protein Cas5/CasD, with protein MCADVCCLALRLQAPMLSFGNESRFNRRCTASLPSKSVVAGMLCAAKGLHRGSVEEQAFLQQVAAIPMLSVAIPRCLSANGKDWLLAAGRTVDFHTVQGTRKAAGGIKDCHITTRHYLHDSSFAVFLNGPYRVLEDAARALQNPVWGLWIGRKCCIPSAPVFGGLFSSEAVALNHMLDAPLEFFTHEREVHSFEDGNDTVPDQAESFLSAARRFAPRRVLRVRARVHGVQREDVEEKQQQAVMTDAPDV; from the coding sequence ATGTGCGCTGACGTTTGCTGCCTTGCCCTGCGCTTGCAGGCCCCCATGCTCTCGTTTGGCAATGAAAGCCGGTTTAACCGCAGGTGTACAGCTTCTTTGCCTTCAAAAAGCGTGGTGGCTGGTATGCTGTGCGCGGCCAAAGGACTGCACAGGGGCAGTGTAGAGGAACAGGCCTTTCTACAGCAGGTCGCAGCCATACCCATGCTGTCGGTAGCCATACCGCGATGCTTGTCTGCCAATGGCAAGGACTGGCTTTTGGCCGCTGGCCGTACGGTGGACTTTCACACTGTTCAGGGCACTCGTAAAGCTGCGGGCGGCATCAAGGATTGCCACATCACCACGCGGCACTACCTGCACGACAGTTCTTTTGCCGTGTTTCTCAACGGCCCGTACAGGGTACTCGAGGATGCTGCCAGGGCTTTGCAAAATCCGGTGTGGGGGCTTTGGATAGGCCGCAAGTGCTGCATACCCAGTGCTCCTGTATTTGGCGGACTGTTTTCCAGCGAGGCCGTGGCATTAAACCATATGCTGGATGCTCCGTTGGAATTCTTTACCCATGAGCGGGAGGTGCACAGCTTTGAAGACGGTAACGACACGGTGCCTGACCAGGCGGAAAGTTTTCTTTCTGCCGCTCGCCGGTTTGCTCCCCGACGTGTCCTGAGGGTGCGCGCACGGGTGCATGGCGTACAGCGTGAAGATGTAGAAGAAAAACAGCAACAGGCGGTAATGACTGATGCGCCTGATGTCTGA
- the cas1e gene encoding type I-E CRISPR-associated endonuclease Cas1e, with the protein MSETVPLKERNSMLFLKYGRIDVEDGAFVLVDATGVRMQIPVGGVACLFLEPGTTVTHAALALAADCGTLMVWVGEGGVRLYSAGQPGGARADRLLYQARLALDDELRLRVVRAMYRMRFNEEPPQRRSIEQLRGIEGARVRALYKFLAAQYKVTWGKRSYDPREWDATDVVNKAVSVACHCLYGICEAAVLAAGYAPAIGFIHSGKPLSFVYDVADLFKFETAIPAALSVVAKKPGKVESEVRLRCRDLFRETRLLQKIIPAIEEVLSAGGIAKPERPPEAVPIAIPNKKGLGDAGHRN; encoded by the coding sequence ATGTCTGAAACCGTGCCTCTTAAAGAAAGAAACTCCATGCTCTTTCTCAAGTATGGGCGCATTGATGTTGAGGACGGGGCATTTGTATTGGTAGACGCAACGGGCGTGCGTATGCAGATTCCCGTAGGTGGCGTTGCGTGCCTTTTTCTTGAACCGGGTACGACGGTAACTCACGCTGCTCTGGCCTTGGCAGCAGATTGCGGCACCTTGATGGTATGGGTCGGCGAGGGCGGCGTGCGTTTATACTCCGCCGGACAACCGGGCGGCGCACGGGCTGACCGTTTGCTGTATCAAGCCCGTCTTGCACTGGATGATGAACTGCGCCTCAGGGTGGTTCGGGCCATGTACAGAATGCGTTTCAATGAGGAACCGCCACAACGACGGAGCATTGAACAGTTACGGGGTATAGAGGGCGCAAGAGTTCGCGCCTTATATAAATTCCTGGCTGCACAGTATAAGGTGACATGGGGGAAACGGTCTTATGACCCCAGGGAATGGGATGCCACTGATGTGGTGAACAAGGCCGTCAGCGTTGCCTGCCATTGCCTGTATGGAATCTGTGAGGCCGCTGTGCTCGCGGCGGGATATGCACCTGCCATCGGATTTATTCATTCGGGTAAACCGCTTTCTTTTGTATATGATGTTGCCGATCTGTTCAAATTTGAAACTGCAATTCCTGCTGCATTGTCTGTGGTGGCTAAAAAGCCAGGCAAGGTTGAAAGCGAGGTACGTTTGCGTTGTCGCGATCTTTTTAGAGAAACGCGGTTGCTGCAAAAAATCATTCCAGCCATTGAAGAAGTGCTTTCTGCCGGAGGAATCGCCAAGCCAGAACGTCCCCCCGAGGCAGTGCCCATAGCCATTCCCAACAAAAAGGGGCTTGGTGATGCTGGTCATCGTAACTGA
- the cas2e gene encoding type I-E CRISPR-associated endoribonuclease Cas2e, whose product MLVIVTEAVPQRLRGYLSRWLLEVRAGVYVGNYSVRVRQKLWEVVCQQVGDGNAVLAWTSCHESGFQFLTVGANCREQIDWDGLPLVAYTPRDNDRDDLVDL is encoded by the coding sequence ATGCTGGTCATCGTAACTGAAGCAGTGCCGCAGCGCTTGCGTGGGTATTTGTCACGCTGGTTGCTGGAAGTTCGGGCAGGCGTGTATGTGGGCAATTACTCAGTCCGTGTGCGGCAAAAATTATGGGAGGTGGTGTGCCAGCAGGTCGGTGACGGTAATGCCGTTCTGGCCTGGACATCTTGCCACGAATCTGGTTTTCAATTTTTGACCGTTGGTGCCAACTGCCGGGAGCAGATAGACTGGGATGGCCTGCCACTTGTCGCGTATACTCCCAGGGACAATGATCGCGATGATTTGGTAGATTTGTGA
- a CDS encoding IS30 family transposase, whose translation MGYAHLAREERYYICQAVKSGTSLRAIAKAIGRSVSTVSRELARNTGARGYRYRQAHKRSQKRQTSKGKKRIGLEVWTYVEQCLHQDFSPEQISGVLKRKGFALSHEWIYQYILADKRRGGTLHSHLRCQRKRKRRYGKPDRRGQIKGRISIDTRPPIVDERSRLGDWEADTVEGSKGGPVLVTLAERKSRLFLFGKAPNKSASEVRRVIEGLLTPIKDFVQTITYDNGKEFSYHADVSATLEAQGFFAHPYHSWERGLNENSNGLLRQYFPKGVSLASVTQDEIIAAMCRLNWRPRKCLGFKTPYEVFLEDANTQGLGVAL comes from the coding sequence ATGGGCTATGCACACCTTGCCAGGGAAGAACGGTACTACATCTGCCAGGCAGTGAAAAGTGGAACGTCACTGAGGGCCATAGCCAAAGCGATAGGCCGTAGCGTCTCAACTGTAAGCCGCGAACTTGCGCGAAATACCGGGGCGCGTGGCTACCGCTACAGGCAGGCACACAAGCGCAGTCAGAAAAGGCAGACCAGTAAAGGGAAGAAGCGCATTGGCCTTGAGGTATGGACGTATGTTGAACAGTGTCTGCACCAGGACTTCAGTCCGGAGCAAATCTCTGGAGTTCTCAAACGCAAAGGTTTTGCCCTCAGTCATGAATGGATTTACCAGTACATTCTGGCGGACAAAAGGCGAGGAGGGACGCTGCACAGCCATTTGCGCTGCCAGCGCAAACGCAAACGACGATATGGCAAACCTGACAGACGAGGTCAAATCAAGGGGCGTATCAGCATAGACACACGCCCGCCTATTGTTGACGAGCGTTCGCGCCTTGGTGACTGGGAGGCTGATACCGTTGAAGGGAGTAAAGGAGGCCCCGTTTTGGTAACACTAGCAGAGCGTAAAAGCCGTCTTTTCCTGTTTGGCAAGGCTCCCAACAAAAGCGCCAGCGAAGTAAGGCGGGTCATTGAAGGACTCTTGACACCCATTAAGGACTTTGTTCAGACTATTACCTATGATAACGGCAAGGAGTTCAGCTACCATGCCGATGTGTCAGCTACACTCGAGGCTCAGGGATTTTTTGCGCACCCCTACCATTCGTGGGAGCGTGGCTTGAACGAGAACTCCAATGGCCTTCTACGCCAATACTTCCCCAAGGGGGTAAGCTTGGCATCGGTCACGCAAGATGAGATCATAGCGGCAATGTGCCGCTTGAACTGGCGGCCTAGAAAATGCCTTGGGTTTAAGACACCCTATGAAGTTTTTTTAGAAGACGCCAATACCCAAGGACTGGGTGTTGCACTTTGA
- a CDS encoding site-specific integrase, protein MIRHSPSIISASPSSRLRGRHSNRNAVNFDTFVSDVYLPHVQLHKRSWNVDERIARQHLSPIFGDRRLDGIERCEVEKWRHGLLMRGLAPSTCNRILSVFKSIFSLAGMYGLLPVGQSPCVGVLPLKVHTMRERYLTPSEARRLMRELEQSTRPEAAAIRLLLLTGARKSEILKAKWEYVRSDLRLLIVPLSKSGKPRHIPLSDEAIAVIGSLPRRSGCPWLFPGHGAGVKPLSDIYIFWNKLRHILGFADVRVHDLRHTFASFLVNAGHSLYEVQKLLGHSDPRTTMRYSHLGQASLVAAAETVSGYLSRFRSKSTENVPFHRLNPNKGYSKQIGRVHSQHCE, encoded by the coding sequence ATGATTCGTCACAGCCCGTCAATTATCTCTGCAAGCCCATCATCCAGACTGCGCGGTAGGCATTCAAACCGAAATGCCGTAAATTTTGATACCTTTGTTTCAGATGTCTATTTACCGCATGTCCAACTGCACAAGAGAAGTTGGAATGTGGATGAGCGCATTGCACGGCAACACCTCTCTCCAATATTCGGAGATCGTAGGTTGGACGGCATAGAGCGTTGCGAAGTGGAAAAATGGAGGCATGGCTTATTAATGCGGGGATTAGCCCCGTCTACCTGTAATCGTATCCTGTCAGTATTTAAAAGTATTTTTTCTTTGGCGGGCATGTATGGTCTGCTACCCGTTGGGCAGTCACCATGTGTGGGAGTACTTCCCCTTAAAGTTCACACAATGCGTGAGCGCTATCTCACGCCTAGTGAAGCTCGGCGGCTTATGCGGGAGCTTGAGCAATCTACACGCCCAGAAGCAGCGGCTATCCGATTGCTTCTGCTGACCGGCGCACGCAAGAGCGAAATTCTCAAGGCTAAGTGGGAATACGTTCGCTCAGATTTACGCCTGCTTATCGTGCCACTGTCCAAATCCGGCAAGCCCCGCCATATTCCGCTGTCTGATGAGGCCATCGCCGTTATTGGCTCCCTGCCACGTCGTTCGGGCTGCCCATGGCTGTTTCCCGGTCATGGGGCAGGAGTGAAACCGCTCAGTGACATCTATATATTTTGGAACAAGCTACGCCATATTCTTGGATTTGCTGATGTGCGTGTCCACGACTTGCGGCATACATTCGCCAGTTTTTTGGTCAATGCGGGGCATTCTCTCTATGAGGTTCAAAAACTTTTGGGGCACAGCGATCCACGCACCACCATGCGCTATTCTCACTTGGGGCAGGCATCTTTGGTGGCAGCAGCTGAAACCGTGAGCGGCTACCTCTCTCGATTCCGATCAAAAAGCACAGAGAACGTTCCATTTCATCGACTTAATCCCAACAAAGGATACTCGAAGCAAATTGGGCGGGTCCACTCACAGCATTGTGAGTAA